A window of Psychrobium sp. MM17-31 genomic DNA:
TTATTGAAATCATAGCGAAAGTGATAATCCGAGACTTCAATTTCCATAGTAAGGACAACACGCTTTAAGTTATTTTCGTCATCAAATTCACGCCATACAAAATCATAAAGCCATTCACCAGCATTAGTTAAGTGAGACGGTCTTGCTTTAAATCCTCGCGCATCGCCTTCAATGGCAAATCGCGTTTTGATATCCTTATTCTTTTGCGGGCTTGCCCAAATCTCGTGTCGCCATTTCGATTCATCCCCTTTAGCTTGCGCTTTTTGTTTCTTGGTGTCTATTGCCTGCTGGCGGATTTCTAAAAACCATTGTTTAAACGTTTCAATCATCGATTATTATTGGCTCTTGTTTAAGTTATTCGAATAATAATACTATCTAAGAAAATATAAACTATTGAAAAAGTGTAATACTTCATGGATATCACTCAATTAAAGCTTGGATTATTATCCCTACTATTCTCCGTATCTCTTTCAGCGGAAACGATCGTTGTAGGTATTAGCAAAGAACCAAACCCACCGTTTAGCTATCGTAACTTAAACGGCCCTTGGCAAGGGGTTGAAATTGAATTGATTGACGCAATCTGTAAGCAAGCTAAGCTCCAATGTCGTCTAAAACCTGTTCCATCTGACGATTTACTAAAATCTTTATCTAACAAGAAAATTGACGTGATTATGTCTTCTTACGAAATCACCCCAAGACTTTTTGAAAGAATAGATTTTACAGATCGTTACTATCATACGCCATTGCTAGTACTGAGTAAGAAAAAGGAAGATTCGGCGCCAAGTAAGCCGATAGAAGACATCATATTAGGCTTAAGGGTCACCTCGATACCACAAATTTACGCCCAGAAATACTTAGCTAATATTCAAACAAAAATGTATCACTCATCATCACGTACGATTATTAATAATGCTAAGCGTGACCTAATATCAGGGAAAATAGATGCCCTGATTGAAGACGCAATCACAGTCGATCGTTTTCTCGATACACACGACGGAAATTGTTGTGAAATCACTCAGCAATTACCCATTGATGCAGAAATTCAAGGATACGGTGTTGGCGCTGGACTTTTAAAAGGTCAAGACAAGTTAAAACAGCGGCTCAATGACGCAATAAAAGCAACTATTAACAACGGCGATTATCAAAAAATTACCGAAAAATATTTTCACTTTAAAATGATGTAATCAGCCAACTGCTGATAATAAAAAAAGCGCTTACCTAGGTAAGCGCTTTTCGTTCTAGCCTAACTAAACTCGATTGTTAAGCAGTTTCTTTATCGCTAATGCGCATAAACACCGAATAGAGCACAGGGATGAGCAGCAGAGTTAACAGGGTGGCGAATGTTAGACCAAACACCAATACTACAGCCATCGACTGGAAGAAGGCGTCGAAAAACAGTGGGATAACGCCAAGTACTGTGGTTAGTG
This region includes:
- a CDS encoding transporter substrate-binding domain-containing protein → MDITQLKLGLLSLLFSVSLSAETIVVGISKEPNPPFSYRNLNGPWQGVEIELIDAICKQAKLQCRLKPVPSDDLLKSLSNKKIDVIMSSYEITPRLFERIDFTDRYYHTPLLVLSKKKEDSAPSKPIEDIILGLRVTSIPQIYAQKYLANIQTKMYHSSSRTIINNAKRDLISGKIDALIEDAITVDRFLDTHDGNCCEITQQLPIDAEIQGYGVGAGLLKGQDKLKQRLNDAIKATINNGDYQKITEKYFHFKMM